TCGTCCGCGCCCCTCGCCCCGCGGGCCGCCCAGTCCCGGACGACGTCGAGATTGCGGCGGACGGCCGCGGGCAGCGCCGCGGCCACGGAGGCATCCGTGTACGCCGGGTCGAGCGCGAGGTCGGCCGGGTGGACCCGGACCGCCGCGGCCGGAAGCGCGCCCAGCTCCCGCAGCTCCTTGGTGGTGAACCGGGCCTGGGACGGGCCGCGCCGGCCGACCATGTGCACCTCGCGCACCCCGCTGCGCGCGAGCGCGGCGAGCACCCCCTCGGGCATGTCGGTGGCGCGCAGCGCCCCGGGCTCGCGGGCGAGGACCCGGGTGACGTCCACGGCCACATTGCCCGCGCCGATCACCACCGCCGAACGGACCGGGAACCCGAAGCCGTCCCCGGGGGCGTCCGGGTGGGCGCTGTACCAGGAGACGAAGTCCGTGGCCGAGCGGCTGCCGGGCAGATCCTCGCCGGGGATGCCGAGGCGGCGGTCCCGGGCGGCCCCCACGCAGTAGACCACCGCGTGATAGAGGCCGAGCAGTCTGCGGGGGCACAGGCCGTGGGCGCCGACCTCGACATGGCCCAGGAACTCGATCCGCTCGTCCTCCAGCACCGTGCGCAGATGCTCCTGGAGGGACTTGATCTTCTCGTGGTCCGGGGCGACGCCGTAGCGCACCAGCCCGTACGGACAGGGCAGCCGGTCCAGCACATGCACCCGGACGTCCGGCACCCGGCTCTGCCGGACGAGGCCCTGCGCGGTGTAGACCCCGCTGGGGCCCGATCCGACGACGGCGACGCGCAGCACGGCGGCTCTCCTTCCCGCGGGCTCCCCGCGACGGCCCGCGAGCACGCGTGACGTCCGGTGACGTCCCGCGGGGACGGTTCCGGCATCCCACGGCCGCCCCGGCCGGTGCGCGGTGCTGAGCCGGGAGGGTGCCGTGCACGGAGGGAGTGCGTGCCGCGGCACCACCGTTCGGATGGACCGGTTACATATGAATGGTGCAAGAAACGACGTTTCTTAATGCCAATGATCAGTATGATCCCGGCAGCGCGCTGCCCTATCCCGCCATCTGGGAGATCCAGGGGCACGGCACCGTCTCGGCCGACCCGGCCCGGGAGTGCGGCGGGGCACCGGAGACGGCCCCGTCCACCGGGGGCGCGGCCCCGCTCTCCCGGTGGTTCGACGTCCGGCTGACCTTCGCGGACGGCACCCGGCTCGACGTCCTCGCGGTGGTGGCGGGCGGCCGGCTCACGATCGAGGAACTGCGGGCCGATCCGCCGCTGCCGCTGCTGGGGGTCACCGTTCTGGCCCAGCGGATCGGCAGGCCGCTGGAGGACGCCTGCCGGGCGGCTGCCCGCCGTCCCCGGCGCACGGTACGCCCCACCGGCCCCGCGTCCCCCCGGCAGGCACACGAGGACATCGTCCCCGCCGTGGAGCACCCGGCGCCGTCCGCGCGGGCGGGCGCCGGGTGCGTCCCCGCCGCCCCGGACGTCCCCGCCGCCCCGGCGGACGGGGACGCGGAGCCCGTGGTGAACGCTCCGGGGGATTCCGGGCACCCCGTGGTGCGGCCCGTCGGCCCCGAAGGCCCCGGCGGTGTCGAAGCCCCTGACGCCGCCGGGGGCGCGGGGCCCGCGAGACCTTTCGACGGGCCGCCGCGCCAGGGTGACGGGGCCCGCGCCGTCCGGGGCGGGCGCCGGGCCCGGACCGGGGTGCCGCGGGGCCGGGCGGGACGGCGGATCGCCGCCGACGCCTACCGCGCCGCTCAGCGCAACGGGACCGATCCGGTGCTCGCGGTGATGAGCGCCACCGGCCGCAACCGCCGCAGATCGCTGCGGCTCATCGCCGGAGCCCGCGAGGACGGCCTCCTCACCCCGCGCCGCCACCGCCGCCCGGGCCCCCGCCCCCGGGAGGCCACCGGCTCCTAGGGAGTGTCGTCGAAATAGCTTCGTCCGTCCGGAGGACGGGCGGTGCGGCGCATGGTGCGTGCAGATGCAAGGCGGAGGAGGGAGTCCATGCGGAGCATCGGCGACTGACGACAACGCGGCAGATGTGCGTGCAAGGCGTCGCGACGCAGACGGGATTTTGACGACACGACCTAGGCCCTCTCGTCCGTATCCCGCCGGGCCCGTGTGTCCGGCCCGGTCCGGGCACAGGGCCTAGATCTTGCCGAAGCTCCGCATCCGGTTGATCTCTACCGTCTGACTGGCGACCACGTCGTTCGCCATCTCCTCCACACGGACGTTGTTGCCGTCCGTCAGCGCCTCCGTGGCCATGGTGATCGCCCCCTGGTGATGGGTGATCATCAGCTTCAGGAAGAGCTTGTCGAAGGACGCCCCCCGGGCCTCCCGCAACTGCGTGAGCTGGGCGTCGGTCGCCATGCCCGGCATCGCCCCGCCGCCGTGGCCGTCATGGCCGCCGTGCCCGTCGCCGCCCTTGGCGGGCTTCTGGCCGTGGCTGCTGAGCCAGCCCTCCATCGCGCCTATCTCGGGCTTCTGCGCGGCGGATATGCGTTCCGCCAAGCGCTTGACGCGGTCGGTACCGGCCCGCCCCGGCACCAGGTCGGTCATGGTCAGGGCCTGCTGGTGGTGCTCGATCATCCGGTGCGCGTAGGAGATGTCGGCGTCGTTGGGGGAGTCGTCCGGGAGCGCCTTCCGTGCCTCGTCCGCCGAGAGCGTCCTCGCCGGTTCGCCCGGCTTGCCGGGAGCCACCACCGAGCCGGTGGAGCCGCCGGACGGCTTGGCCGACGACGCCTTGCCGGAGGAGCCGGAGTCCGACTCGCAGGCGCCCAGCGCGAGTACGGCCGCGGCGGCGACCACCGCGATGACCGGTCCGCGCGTACCTCTGGCCGAGCGGCGATGGAACACGGTGATCTCCTGTGTGTCTTGGGGTGTTTGACGAGTGTTTGTGATCTTTCCTAGCACGGATTTGATCGATCGCGATCAAAAACTCTTATTACATGTCTGTTGCCATCTGTTGAGATGTGCATGCTAGGCAAGATACTGCCGTGGTCCGTGCATCCGTTTGACAACGAACGGAACCACAGGGAGGACGTAGTGAGTCTGTTGCACAACACCGGTACCCGAGCCAGACGCCTGGGCGGCGCGACCGCCGCCGCCGGACTGCTCGCGACGCTGCTGACGGCCGCCCCGGCCATGGCCACCCCCGACCCCGGGGACAAGCCGTTGGGCGGGGACAAGGTCACCTCCGGCGAGGTGTCCAAGGCCCGTTCCGCCATCGACCAGGGTCGGATACCCGGGGTCGACGAGATCGTCAAAAGCCCCAACATCGAACACCTCGTGAACGTCCCCAAGGGGGCGCTGAAGAACACCAACACGGACATCTCCTTCCAGGGGAAGTACGCCTACGCCGGCAACTACGACGGCTTCACCATCTTCGACATCAGCAACCCCAAGGCGCCGAAGACGGTGTCGGAGGTGCTGTGCCCGGGTGGCCAGAACGATGTCTCGGTCTCCGGCAACCTGCTGATCCTGTCCACCGACTCCTCGCGCAGCGACAACTCCTGCACCAGCACGTCGCAGTCCGCGACGGTCAAGGAGTCGTGGGAGGGCATCAAGGTCTTCGACATCAGCGACAAGCGCAACCCGAAGTACGTCGCCGCTGTCGAGACCGCGTGCGGTTCGCACACCAACACGATCGTGCCGGACGGCCGGAACGTGTACGTCTACGTCTCGTCGTACTCGCCGCAGGCCACGTTCCCCGACTGCAAGCCGCCGCACGACGGCATCTCGATCGTGAAGGTGCCGCGGAAGGCCCCGGAGCAGGCGAGCCTCGTGGGCTTCCCCGTCCTCTTCCCGGACGGCGGCAACCCCGGCGCGCCGACCAACCCGGGGGTCTCCCCGACCTCCGGCTGCCACGACATCACCGTGCTGCCCTCGAAGGACCTGGCCGCCGGAGCCTGCATGGGTGACGGCATCCTCTTCGACATCAAGAACCCGGAGCGCCCGAAGGTCATCGACCGGGTCCAGGACAACGAGAACTTCGCGTTCTGGCACTCGGCCACCTTCAACCAGCGGGCCAACAAGGTCGTCTTCACCGACGAGCTGGGCGGCGGCGGCGCGGCCACCTGCAATGTCGAGGTCGGCCCCGAGCGGGGCGCGAACGGCATCTACGACATCGTCGGCAAGGGCGACCAGCGCAAGCTGGTCTTCCGGAGCTACTTCAAGATCGACCGGCACCAGGCCGCCACCGAGGTGTGCGTGGCGCACAACGGCTCGCTGATCCCGGTCAAGGGCCGTGACCTGATGGTCCAGGCGTGGTACCAGGGCGGCATCTCGGTCTGGGACTTCACCGACTCGTCGAAGCCGAAGGAGATCGGCTACTTCGAGCGCGGCCCGGTCACCCTCGAACGGGTCACCTCCGCGGGCCCCTGGTCGGCGTACTACTACAACGGCCATGTCTACTCCAGTGACATCGCCAAGGGCATCGACGTCCTGAAGATCAACGACAGGCGTACCGACCCGGCGAAGAAGGTCCGGCTGCACGAGCTGAACGTGCAGACCCAGCCGGACTACTTCGACCAGGACGACGACCACGACGAGGACGACGACTGATCCGTCAGGCGTTGTCGCTCCGGTGATCCGCCGGTGACCCGCCGCGGCGGATCACCGGCGGTCGCCCGCCCCCGTCCGGCGGACCTCGCGTCCGGCGGCCGGGGGCCGTTTTGTCAGCGGGCGTCGCCCTCCTGGGCACCGGGCCCCGCCGCACCGCCCGGCCGCTCGTCCGTCCGCGGCTCGTTCCCCGGTTGCCCGTCCACCGGTGGAAGCCCGTCCACCGGTGGAAGCCCGTCCACCGGTGGAACGCCCAGCTCCCAGCCGAGCCCGAAACGCTGGAACAGCTCCCCCCGCAGCCGGGCGGGCGACATCGGCGCACCCGGCAGCACGATCGCGAAAACCGCGCCCATCAGCAGCGCGCGCAGCATCGGATAGTCCGTGTCGACCTGTCGTGAACCCGAACGCTCCACCGCGTCGCGCAACAGCGCGGCCAGCCGCTGCTGTTCGGGGCACTGGATGAACCCCTCGGCCTGGAGCACCCCCGACATATGGGTCCGCATCAGCACCGGCTGCTCGACGGCCAGCCCCAGCACCGCGTCGATCGCCCGGGCCAGCAGCTCCCGCCCGTCGTCGGTGCGCGGCTCACGCGAGAGCGCCGCCTCCAGCGTGCGGTGCATCAGCCGGTGCACCGCCGACTGCAACAACTGGCGCTTGCCCGGGAAGTAGTACGAGACCAGCCCGCGCGCCGAGCCCGCCCGGTCGGCGATGGCGGCCAGGGTGGTCGCCTCGTACCCCCGCTCGCCGATCAGGTCGACGGCCGCCTGGAGCAGCCGGTCACGGGAACGCCTGCGCATCTCTTCATTGACCGACGGGCTCCGCGGGGACATGCTGGACTCCTGCGTTGACTGGCTCCGAGCCAATATACTCAGCGCGTTCCGCCCGCAGGCCCCTCCGGCTCGTCGGCGGCTGTGCTGCCCGGACCGGGCGACGCGGGGGATCGCCCGGTCCGGGCAACCACGGCCCCGGCGCCCCGTCCCGGACGGCGCCGTGCGACCCGCTCGTACACCAGCACCGTGAGCAGCACCCAGCAGATCCCCATCAGCCAGCCCGCCAGGACGTCCGTGGGCCAGTGCACCCCGAGGTAGAGCCGGGTCAGCCCGACACCGATCACCGAGACCGCCGCGAGCACCGCCGCCGCCCGCATCCACCGCGCGCTCACCCGGTGCAGCGCGGCCACCCACAGCAGCAGTCCGCAGACGACGGTGGCGGTCATGGCGTGACCCGAGGGGAAGGCCGCGTAGTGGGCGGAGTCGACCGGGTCCGGCCAGCGCGGGCGCTGCCGGTCGACCGCCGCCTTGACGCCCTGCTGGAACAGGGTGCCGAGGAGCGTCGACAGGGCGACGCACAGCGCGAGCAGCCACTCCCGCCGCAGCGCGAGCCAGACGCAGACCGCCGTGATCAGCGCCCGCATGGTCCACGGGTCCCACACCCAGTCGGTCAGCACCCGGTTGACGTGTACCGCCGTCGGCTGCCGCACCGCCCATCGGTGCAGCTCCCGGGCCACGGACTCGTCGAACGACAGCAGCGGCGGCCAGGCTGTGGCGACCAGCGCCAGCAGGACGGCCGAGAGCACCGCCGACACGGCGCAGACCCGGGCAGGCCACTGCGGGCGGTCGGGCGGCGTCGATCCTGCGGGGTGCGCGGGTCGGGGGGAGCGCATGACAGCGATCATTCCTCTCTGCGGGGGTCCGGCGGTTGCGGCACGCCCCGGTCCGGCCGGGGAAACGCGGCGATCCCCGCCGAGGTGCGCCGCCGCCCGGAGCGCAGGCCGCGGCCCCGGCCCTCCCGGGCCGTGCGCGGACGCCGATCCGCCCGGTCGGGGCAGCGGGCCGGACGGATCAGGTCGGGCGGGTCAGGTCAGGGCGCGCAGCGCGGGGACGAACGCCACCAGCACCGGGACGACCGGCACCAGCGCGGCCGCGGCGGTCAGCCGCAGCCGGTGGCCCGGAGTGAGCCGCGGCGTCGCCGACAGCAGCCGGTCGACCCGCTGCGGAAGCTGGCCCCGGTGCGTGGGGCAGGGCCCGAACACGCCCCGGTCCTCGTTCAGCTCCACCAGCGCGAGCGCGGTGGTGAGCCGCCCGAACCGCTTGGACGCGGAGTCGTCGGCCGCCAGCTCCACCAGCCGGTGCATCTCGTCACGGAACGCGGCGAACACCGGGATCTGCGGAAAGCCCGAGGCCAGCGCGGAGGAGCAGTGCAGCAGCCAGTCGTGCCGGGCGCGGGCGTGCCCCTGCTCGTGCGCGAGCACCGCGTCCAGCTGGCGGCCCTTCAGCCGCCGGAGCGCGGCCGTGGTGATCACGAGCTGCGGCGTGCCGCCCGGGAGCCACCAGGCGTCGGGCCGCTCCCCCTCCAGCACCACCAGGGGCTCGCTGCCCGGGGTCTCGCCGGGCAGCAGCGGCGCGCGCACCAGCAGCTCGGCACGGTGTCTGCGGCGGCGGGCCCGCGCGTCCCTGATCTCACGGGTCAGCATCGCGGCCGTCCACAGCCCGCCGCAGGCGAGCACGGCCGCGAGCAGGGCCGCCCACGGACCCTCGGTGCCGAGCGCGTACGCCTCCATCACCCCGTGCGGCGCCGGGGCGAAGACCTGCCCCCGGACGAACTGCCAGGCGGCTGCCGCGCTGAAGACCATCGACAGCGCGAAGCAGAGCAGCACGGCGGCGACCACGCACTGCCACACCCAGAGCGCCACGATCGGCTCGCGTTCCCGCCAGTTCGCGCGCGCGACGAGACGGGGGGCCAGCACGGCGGCCAGGGCTCCGAGCGACAGCAGCACGAGGGAGACCAACATGTGATCACCCTATGAGCGTCGCGGTGCCCTCGGATACGCACGGGCAGGCCAAGTGACGTACGACACGTTTCCCCGCCGGGCGGGTGGTTCACCGCGGGTGTCCGCGCGGGGCGGCCCCGTACGCCGGAGCCGGTCCGGCCGTCAGAGCGCCAGCAGCATCGCCAGCATGCCGAGCGCCATGGTCAGACGGCACGCGGACGTCAGCTCCGCCCCGGGCTCCGTGCCGTCCCCCCACGCCCCGGAGCCCGCCGCCGGCACCACCGGTACCGAGGGCACCAGACGGGCGCCCGCGCGCAGCGCGTACACCGCGTAATAGACGAGCAGCGCACCCGTCACCAGCGGGATTCCGGCCGCCGAGGGGGGTCCGGTGTGCACGGCGTGACCGGAGGCGGACGCGGGCGTCATCGCCACAGCCATGTAGACCATCGCCAGCGAGCCGACGAGATGGTGCAGATGACCCGCCGGGCCGTGCCGCGCGGACCACAGCGCGTGCACCGCCGCCCCGCCGAACACCACCGCGTACACCGGCCCTGCGGCGTCCATGACGGCGGGCAGCGCCATCGCCGCCATCCCCAGCCCCATCAGCCCGTCCTCGACACCCGCCCGGCGCCCGGGGCCCGGACACCGCCGCACCCGGGCCAGGCAGTAACCACCGGTCGCCGCCGAGAGCGCGGCGATCAGCCACCCCGCCACCACAGGTCCGTGCACGGCACGTCTCCTTCTTTTTTGTGGCTCGGTTCTCTGCCTTTTTGTGGCTCGGTTCGCCTCCGGGTGCCAGAGCGTGCGCCGACGGTCGACCGTGCTCGGCCGCTCGTTCCTCACGGCCTGCGCGCGC
The nucleotide sequence above comes from Streptomyces clavuligerus. Encoded proteins:
- a CDS encoding FAD-dependent oxidoreductase, whose amino-acid sequence is MLRVAVVGSGPSGVYTAQGLVRQSRVPDVRVHVLDRLPCPYGLVRYGVAPDHEKIKSLQEHLRTVLEDERIEFLGHVEVGAHGLCPRRLLGLYHAVVYCVGAARDRRLGIPGEDLPGSRSATDFVSWYSAHPDAPGDGFGFPVRSAVVIGAGNVAVDVTRVLAREPGALRATDMPEGVLAALARSGVREVHMVGRRGPSQARFTTKELRELGALPAAAVRVHPADLALDPAYTDASVAAALPAAVRRNLDVVRDWAARGARGADEGRDPCRVRVRFFLRPVELLERDGAVGAVRFERTGPDGAGGVRGTGAYEEIEAQLVLRAVGYQGVPLPGLPFDTRRGTVPHAAGRVVRDGAPSPGEYVAGWIKRGPTGVIGSNRPCAKETVASLLDDAGALARRSVADDPLAELRAAGHRPVRWAGWEAIVAAEATLGHRLGRGTVKIPDWPGLLAAAGP
- a CDS encoding DUF6214 family protein, which produces MVQETTFLNANDQYDPGSALPYPAIWEIQGHGTVSADPARECGGAPETAPSTGGAAPLSRWFDVRLTFADGTRLDVLAVVAGGRLTIEELRADPPLPLLGVTVLAQRIGRPLEDACRAAARRPRRTVRPTGPASPRQAHEDIVPAVEHPAPSARAGAGCVPAAPDVPAAPADGDAEPVVNAPGDSGHPVVRPVGPEGPGGVEAPDAAGGAGPARPFDGPPRQGDGARAVRGGRRARTGVPRGRAGRRIAADAYRAAQRNGTDPVLAVMSATGRNRRRSLRLIAGAREDGLLTPRRHRRPGPRPREATGS
- a CDS encoding DUF305 domain-containing protein; translated protein: MFHRRSARGTRGPVIAVVAAAAVLALGACESDSGSSGKASSAKPSGGSTGSVVAPGKPGEPARTLSADEARKALPDDSPNDADISYAHRMIEHHQQALTMTDLVPGRAGTDRVKRLAERISAAQKPEIGAMEGWLSSHGQKPAKGGDGHGGHDGHGGGAMPGMATDAQLTQLREARGASFDKLFLKLMITHHQGAITMATEALTDGNNVRVEEMANDVVASQTVEINRMRSFGKI
- a CDS encoding LVIVD repeat-containing protein → MSLLHNTGTRARRLGGATAAAGLLATLLTAAPAMATPDPGDKPLGGDKVTSGEVSKARSAIDQGRIPGVDEIVKSPNIEHLVNVPKGALKNTNTDISFQGKYAYAGNYDGFTIFDISNPKAPKTVSEVLCPGGQNDVSVSGNLLILSTDSSRSDNSCTSTSQSATVKESWEGIKVFDISDKRNPKYVAAVETACGSHTNTIVPDGRNVYVYVSSYSPQATFPDCKPPHDGISIVKVPRKAPEQASLVGFPVLFPDGGNPGAPTNPGVSPTSGCHDITVLPSKDLAAGACMGDGILFDIKNPERPKVIDRVQDNENFAFWHSATFNQRANKVVFTDELGGGGAATCNVEVGPERGANGIYDIVGKGDQRKLVFRSYFKIDRHQAATEVCVAHNGSLIPVKGRDLMVQAWYQGGISVWDFTDSSKPKEIGYFERGPVTLERVTSAGPWSAYYYNGHVYSSDIAKGIDVLKINDRRTDPAKKVRLHELNVQTQPDYFDQDDDHDEDDD
- a CDS encoding TetR/AcrR family transcriptional regulator; this translates as MSPRSPSVNEEMRRRSRDRLLQAAVDLIGERGYEATTLAAIADRAGSARGLVSYYFPGKRQLLQSAVHRLMHRTLEAALSREPRTDDGRELLARAIDAVLGLAVEQPVLMRTHMSGVLQAEGFIQCPEQQRLAALLRDAVERSGSRQVDTDYPMLRALLMGAVFAIVLPGAPMSPARLRGELFQRFGLGWELGVPPVDGLPPVDGLPPVDGQPGNEPRTDERPGGAAGPGAQEGDAR
- a CDS encoding phosphatase PAP2 family protein, whose translation is MSAVLSAVLLALVATAWPPLLSFDESVARELHRWAVRQPTAVHVNRVLTDWVWDPWTMRALITAVCVWLALRREWLLALCVALSTLLGTLFQQGVKAAVDRQRPRWPDPVDSAHYAAFPSGHAMTATVVCGLLLWVAALHRVSARWMRAAAVLAAVSVIGVGLTRLYLGVHWPTDVLAGWLMGICWVLLTVLVYERVARRRPGRGAGAVVARTGRSPASPGPGSTAADEPEGPAGGTR
- a CDS encoding M56 family metallopeptidase; amino-acid sequence: MLVSLVLLSLGALAAVLAPRLVARANWREREPIVALWVWQCVVAAVLLCFALSMVFSAAAAWQFVRGQVFAPAPHGVMEAYALGTEGPWAALLAAVLACGGLWTAAMLTREIRDARARRRRHRAELLVRAPLLPGETPGSEPLVVLEGERPDAWWLPGGTPQLVITTAALRRLKGRQLDAVLAHEQGHARARHDWLLHCSSALASGFPQIPVFAAFRDEMHRLVELAADDSASKRFGRLTTALALVELNEDRGVFGPCPTHRGQLPQRVDRLLSATPRLTPGHRLRLTAAAALVPVVPVLVAFVPALRALT
- a CDS encoding DUF5134 domain-containing protein, encoding MHGPVVAGWLIAALSAATGGYCLARVRRCPGPGRRAGVEDGLMGLGMAAMALPAVMDAAGPVYAVVFGGAAVHALWSARHGPAGHLHHLVGSLAMVYMAVAMTPASASGHAVHTGPPSAAGIPLVTGALLVYYAVYALRAGARLVPSVPVVPAAGSGAWGDGTEPGAELTSACRLTMALGMLAMLLAL